A window of the Lactuca sativa cultivar Salinas chromosome 5, Lsat_Salinas_v11, whole genome shotgun sequence genome harbors these coding sequences:
- the LOC111890079 gene encoding uncharacterized protein LOC111890079, which yields MGNVFVVLTPLIHGIVMLAGLTPQTIEIEPGTLMNIWVPKEIVTKYDGKIVYVPPTKPTVLLLHSFAMDGIFTWFLQVLALTREYSVYVPDFLFFGGSITDRNERSASFQAEFVAKGLKKLRVENVTLVGLSYGGMIGFKIAQLYPNLVKSMVMSATVTELTESISLDSYKRLGLSSWSDLLMPSTVEGLKRMFSVGFHKLPWLPDFFYRNILETMFSNRKERNELLDCLVVPDTDVTSDPDYSHPIHMLWGDEDNIFDLNLANTMKIRLGEKTTLEWIKDAGHLVPLEKPFIYNKRLKSIIECVRKDK from the exons ATGGGAAATGTGTTTGTCGTGCTAACACCTTTGATTCATGGAATCGTAATGCTAGCTGGATTAACACCGCAGACCATAGAAATAGAGCCAGGGACCTTAATGAATATATGGGTTCCAAAAGAAATCGTAACCAAATATGATGGGAAAATCGTCTACGTACCACCCACCAAACCGACCGTATTACTCCTCCACTCTTTCGCCATGGATGGTATTTTCACATGGTTCTTACAAGTTTTGGCATTGACACGTGAATACTCCGTCTATGTGCCTGACTTCTTGTTCTTTGGTGGCTCAATCACCGATAGAAACGAGAGGTCTGCAAGTTTTCAAGCTGAGTTTGTGGCTAAAGGGTTGAAGAAACTAAGAGTGGAGAACGTGACACTAGTTGGGTTAAGTTATGGAGGGATGATTGGATTCAAGATAGCTCAGTTGTACCCAAATCTGGTCAAGTCTATGGTTATGTCTGCCACTGTTACAGAGTTAACCGAATCCATTAGCCTTGACTCGTATAAGAGACTTGGTTTGTCAAGTTGGTCGGACCTTTTGATGCCCTCAACCGTAGAGGGGTTGAAGAGGATGTTTTCTGTTGGGTTTCATAAACTCCCATGGCTTCCCGATTTCTTTTATCGGAACATTCTTGAG ACAATGTTTAGCAATCGAAAAGAACGAAACGAACTCTTAGATTGCTTGGTTGTTCCCGACACCGATGTAACATCGGATCCCGACTACTCGCAC CCGATACATATGTTGTGGGGTGATGAGGACAATATTTTTGATCTCAACCTTGCTAACACGATGAAAAT ACGCTTGGGTGAAAAAACAACTTTGGAGTGGATAAAGGATGCAGGGCACCTAGTACCGTTGGAGAAACCATTCATATATAACAAACGCCTTAAAAGTATTATTGAATGTGTCAGAAAAGATAAATGA